Proteins co-encoded in one Oncorhynchus masou masou isolate Uvic2021 chromosome 22, UVic_Omas_1.1, whole genome shotgun sequence genomic window:
- the LOC135509534 gene encoding aldo-keto reductase family 1 member D1-like: MNLTAEKHSVPLSDGNRIPLFGLGTYGDPRTTPRGTALNSVKHAIDVGYRHFDGALVYFNEHEVGQAIREKIADGTVKREDIFYCGKLWNTFHPPELVRPALERTLKALQLDYVDLYIIEMPTAFKPGDEFYPKYEDGRYIYHETDLCATWEALEACKDAGLVKSLGVSNFNRRQLELLLRKPGLKHRPVSNQVECHPYFTQPKLLKYCRQNNIVIVGYSPLGTSRDASWVNLKCPPLLEDEVLVSIAKKYRKNSAQVALRFNVQRGVVVIPKSFSTYRIKDNFQIFDFSLTEDEMKAIEGLNKDIRFVELLMWSDHPEYPFLEEY, encoded by the exons ATGAACTTGACTGCTGAGAAACACAGTGTTCCCCTCAGTGATGGGAACCGGATTCCCCTATTTGGACTGGGGACTTATGGAGACCCACGAACG ACACCCAGAGGGACAGCGTTAAACAGTGTGAAGCATGCAATAGATGTGGGATACAGACACTTTGATGGGGCTTTGGTGTATTTCAATGAGCACGAAGTAGGTCAAGCCATAAGAGAGAAAATTGCAGATGGAACCGTCAAAAGAGAAGACATCTTTTACTGTGGAAAG CTATGGAACACCTTCCACCCCCCAGAGCTCGTCAGGCCTGCCTTAGAGAGGACACTGAAGGCCCTGCAACTGGACTATGTGGATCTATACATCATCGAGATGCCCACCGCATTCAAG CCTGGTGATGAGTTTTATCCTAAATATGAGGACGGGCGGTACATTTACCATGAGACAGACCTATGTGCAACATGGGAG GCTTTAGAGGCCTGCAAAGATGCAGGGCTGGTCAAATCTCTgggagtctccaacttcaacagGAGACAGCTGGAGCTCCTACTGAGAAAGCCTGGCCTCAAACACAGACCTGTGTCCAACCAG GTCGAGTGCCATCCATACTTCACTCAGCCCAAGCTGCTTAAGTACTGCCGCCAGAATAACATTGTGATCGTAGGCTACAGCCCCTTGGGCACCTCACGGGACGCCTCCTGGGTGAACCTGAAATGCCCTCCTCTGTTGGAGGATGAGGTCCTGGTGTCCATAGCGAAGAAGTACAGAAAGAACAGTGCTCAGGTGGCCCTGCGATTCAATGTCCAGAGAGGAGTGGTGGTCATCCCCAAGAGCTTCAGCACTTACAGGATCAAGGACAACTTTCAG ATATTTGACTTTTCACTCACTGAGGATGAAATGAAAGCAATTGAAGGACTGAACAAAGACATCCGTTTTGTGGAGCTGTTAAT GTGGAGTGACCATCCTGAATACCCATTTCTGGAGGAATATTAA